The Acidobacteriota bacterium genome includes the window CGCGAGGACGGCCCCGGGCAGCACACGGCTGAAAGGCTGCGTCCGCGGAATGCCCCAGTGGTAGAGCAGCGAGATCACGGCGATCGAAGTGAGCGTGGAAATGATCCAGCGTCCCGCCTGCCACAGCAGCAGGATGGCGAGGCCGATCTCTTGGTTGGAGTGCTGCAGCATCCAGTTCTGGATGGCGTTGCCGAAACCTACCAGGATGGTGGCCGTCGTCATGGGACCGAACGAGAGCAGCACGAGGAAGAGCGCGACGCCACGCTCCTTGATCACTCCCCACTCGCGCGGCAGGCGGTAGGCGTTACGAAAGCCTTCCATCCAGGAGATCATCACGCCGGAAGCCGCCATCAGCGTGATGAGCGAGGCGGAGATGATCAGGCGCGTGGGATGGTGCTGTCCGCCCTCGAAGTAGTGCTGGGCCGCGGCGCGCACGTCTGGAGGCATGATCTGTCCCACGGCCTCGGAGAGTTCGCCGAGGAAGCTCTCCGTCCGGTGGGAGAGGGCGAGCACGGAGGCGATGACGAGAAAGAACGGGAAGATGGTGAGGATGGCGGAGTAGGCC containing:
- a CDS encoding YihY/virulence factor BrkB family protein — its product is MASMLQFFHTLRRAIWRGFEHDCFAIAKGAAYSAILTIFPFFLVIASVLALSHRTESFLGELSEAVGQIMPPDVRAAAQHYFEGGQHHPTRLIISASLITLMAASGVMISWMEGFRNAYRLPREWGVIKERGVALFLVLLSFGPMTTATILVGFGNAIQNWMLQHSNQEIGLAILLLWQAGRWIISTLTSIAVISLLYHWGIPRTQPFSRVLPGAVLATVAWFTATLGFGWYVTKFANYTAIYGSLGAAIALLVWTYIVSVVVLIGAEFNALVYPRVVLEEPKAILNRRGNPVGVR